One genomic segment of Clavelina lepadiformis chromosome 3, kaClaLepa1.1, whole genome shotgun sequence includes these proteins:
- the LOC143450564 gene encoding MORN repeat-containing protein 5-like, whose protein sequence is MQESEDSNQDHRLANYYGEIKNDRMEGEGIYWFDTNTRYEGGFRNGAFHGKGTLFFPGGGRYESMWDNGREVSGNYVFQDGLNFENDDDPLTGWRFCSRTWDRRFYKEITEGLRPADRCITSANCDEGGKPLRSIPEDCYDTGDGYYDPTQRVIYRYDEDAAKALLQGERLNSFLRNVTEEEHDWIIQKCREGRDGFVGCQRKEDYDDIKALSESIGRLAASKNGTFSKKFPAIKKQPKSILAKTSPGTSGEVKSSGRRKSVTWN, encoded by the exons atgcaGGAATCAGAAGATTCGAATCAAGATCACAGGCTGGCAAATTACTATGGCGAGATTAAAAATGACCGCATGGAAGGAGAGGGGATTTATTGGTTCGACACAAACACCAGATACGAGGGAGGATTTCGAAACGGGGCTTTCCACGGCAAAG GAACATTATTTTTTCCTGGCGGTGGAAGATACGAATCGATGTGGGATAACGGACGTGAGGTAAGCGGAAATTACGTATTCCAGGATGGATTGAACTTTGAAAATGACGACGACCCCCTCACTGGATGGCGCTTTTGCAGTCGAACTTGGGATCGCCGATTTTACAAG GAAATTACTGAGGGGCTTAGACCCGCCGATCGTTGTATCACGTCAGCTAATTGTGACGAAGGAGGCAAACCGTTACGTAGTATTCCGGAGGATTGTTACGACACAGGCGATGGATATTACGACCCCACACAGCGCGTCATTTACCGTTACGACGAGGATGCTGCAAAAG CCTTGCTACAAGGTGAAAGACTAAATTCGTTTCTACGCAACGTGACAGAAGAGGAACATGACTGGATCATTCAAAAATGCAGAGAGGGTCGTGACGGGTTTGTCGGCTGTCAGCGCAAAGAAGATTATGACGACATAAAGGCGTTAAGTGAATCTATTGGACGACTGGCCGCGAGCAAGAACGGAACATTCTCGAAAAAGTTTCCAGCAATcaaaaaacaaccaaaatcGATTCTGGCCAAAACAAGTCCAGGAACTAGCGGAGAAGTAAAATCTTCCGGCCGCAGGAAAAGTGTGACGTGGAACTAG
- the LOC143449949 gene encoding uncharacterized protein LOC143449949, translating to MKKKFAIFLILIFSFVLLFSFYESFSYQNLPKLILEKTTTISPTNATIRNSVQELRQLKLQIACRVLENEESIVQNSHINERNFYTKRYEFSVCYVYKCGYSNWLKTLLIMEGFYKVEDYFFEETIHGAKAMALGEQKLSFVSMKDKSAQREAWDKSYKVIIAFCP from the exons atgaaaaaaaagtttgctatatttttaattttaatttttagttttgtccTTTTATTCTCCTTCTATGAGTCTTTCTCTTACCAAAATCTTCCAAAACTTATTCTTGAAAAAACGACGACAATCAGTCCAACCAATGCCACTATTCGTAACTCAGTTCAGGAGCTACGTCAGCTGAAGCTACAAATTGCTTGCAGAGTCCTGGAGAATGAAGAAAGCATTGTGCAAAATTCCCACATCAACGAAAGGAATTTCTATACAAAACGTTATGAG tTTTCTGTTTGCTACGTTTACAAATGTGGTTATTCCAACTGGTTGAAAACGTTGCTAATTATGGAAGGATTTTACAAAGTAGAAGATTATTTCTTCGAAGAAACGATTCATGGGGCAAAGGCCATGGCGCTTGGCGAGCAGAAGTTGTCATTTGTATCAATGAAGGATAAAAGTGCACAGAGGGAAGCCTGGGACAAATCGTACAAGGTGATTATTGCGTTTTGCCCCTAA
- the LOC143450109 gene encoding carbohydrate sulfotransferase 11-like: MIRNPFDRIVSVYVDKLIPTAPGFSYVYGPLSRKINEKYKHLRHDIHDRNRTDDGTAAFEDFVNYLVDIKEARDPHWQFYHKLCMPCQSRYDYIIKFETLQDDIEFLENRVNISEEHRKIVFPFKEYKTQPSTVNKYFEQIPKDLALKLYEVYKTDFVLFNYDRPDYLN; the protein is encoded by the coding sequence ATGATTCGAAATCCATTTGATAGGATTGTGTCTGTTTACGTCGATAAGCTCATACCAACAGCACCGGGTTTCTCGTATGTTTATGGTCCGTTATCGCGAAAAATCAACGAAAAGTACAAACATTTACGTCACGACATTCACGATCGGAACAGAACTGACGACGGTACGGCAGCGTTTGAAGATTTTGTGAATTACTTGGTCGATATTAAAGAAGCCAGGGATCCCCACTGGCAGTTCTACCATAAACTTTGCATGCCATGCCAGTCCCGCTACGACTACATCATCAAATTTGAAACGTTGCAAGATGACATCGAGTTCTTAGAAAATCGTGTCAATATTTCTGAAGAACacagaaaaatagtttttcccTTCAAAGAGTACAAGACCCAGCCAAGCACcgttaacaaatattttgagcaaattccTAAAGATTTAGCTTTGAAACTGTACGAAGTGTACAAGACCGATTTTGTTCTATTCAACTACGACCGGCCAGATTACTTGAATTAG